The following proteins are co-located in the Methanofastidiosum sp. genome:
- a CDS encoding GNAT family N-acetyltransferase gives MLSLSEILREEMIDFLKNNLYRTHIPSRTKCFGFFDGEDLIGVAGLYKTAWHTTEIRGVCIREGKRGNGYGTKLIAELLKLVDTPLVAATVVKENIASLKAFQTNGFQLVTVFLSFSTKHEVVFLIKNLTGG, from the coding sequence ATGTTGAGCCTTTCTGAAATTTTAAGAGAAGAGATGATTGACTTTTTAAAAAATAATTTATACCGAACGCATATCCCAAGTAGAACAAAATGTTTTGGTTTTTTTGATGGGGAAGATTTAATAGGTGTTGCTGGGCTGTACAAAACAGCCTGGCACACCACTGAAATTAGAGGGGTGTGTATTAGGGAAGGCAAAAGAGGCAATGGCTATGGGACAAAATTAATAGCAGAACTATTAAAGCTTGTTGATACTCCACTTGTTGCAGCAACAGTGGTAAAAGAAAACATTGCCTCTTTAAAAGCCTTCCAAACGAATGGATTTCAGTTGGTTACTGTATTTTTAAGCTTTAGTACAAAGCATGAAGTTGTTTTTTTGATTAAAAATTTAACAGGAGGATAA